A portion of the Vanessa atalanta chromosome 14, ilVanAtal1.2, whole genome shotgun sequence genome contains these proteins:
- the LOC125068599 gene encoding regulator of G-protein signaling rgs-2 isoform X2 produces the protein MCSLAALARGCRPAAKPCCLCWCCCCSCSWAKWLAARSSEGGPGKKPRDAGPHEPLLLDGDAPPTLEEIQSWGQSFDRLMRSAAGRKVFRDFLRGEYSEENIMFWLACEELKRETDPDAVEEKARFIYEDYISILSPKEVSLDSRVRETVNRNMVEPTPHTFDEAQLQIYTLMHRDSYPRFVNSPLYKTLARMSAGSPGAASPAPAAPAPPAPPAPPADK, from the exons ATGTGCAGCCTGGCAGCGCTGGCGCGCGGCTGCCGGCCCGCCGCCAAGCCGTGCTGCCTCTGCTGGTGCTGCTGCTGCTCCTGCTCCTG GGCCAAGTG GTTGGCGGCGCGTAGTTCCGAGGGCGGGCCCGGGAAGAAGCCGCGCGACGCCGGACCGCACGAGCCGCTGCTGCTCGACGGAGACGCGCC ACCCACACTAGAAGAGATTCAGAGCTGGGGTCAATCTTTCGATCGCCTCATGCGTAGCGCAG CGGGCCGCAAAGTGTTCCGCGACTTCCTCCGCGGCGAGTACTCGGAGGAGAACATCATGTTCTGGCTCGCGTGTGAGGAGCTCAAGCGTGAGACCGACCCGGACGCCGTCGAAGAGAAGGCGCGCTTCATCTACGAGGACTACATTTCTATACTTTCACCGAAGGAG GTATCACTCGACTCACGCGTGCGCGAAACCGTCAACCGCAACATGGTGGAGCCGACGCCGCACACGTTCGACGAGGCGCAGCTGCAGATCTACACGCTGATGCACCGCGACTCGTACCCGCGCTTCGTCAACTCGCCGCTGTACAAGACGCTGGCGCGCATGTCGGCGGGCTCGCCCGGCGCCGCGtcccccgcgcccgccgcgcccgcgccgcccgcgccgcccgcgccgcccgccgacAAGTGA
- the LOC125068599 gene encoding regulator of G-protein signaling rgs-2 isoform X1, with the protein MCSLAALARGCRPAAKPCCLCWCCCCSCSWAKCVCARRLAARSSEGGPGKKPRDAGPHEPLLLDGDAPPTLEEIQSWGQSFDRLMRSAAGRKVFRDFLRGEYSEENIMFWLACEELKRETDPDAVEEKARFIYEDYISILSPKEVSLDSRVRETVNRNMVEPTPHTFDEAQLQIYTLMHRDSYPRFVNSPLYKTLARMSAGSPGAASPAPAAPAPPAPPAPPADK; encoded by the exons ATGTGCAGCCTGGCAGCGCTGGCGCGCGGCTGCCGGCCCGCCGCCAAGCCGTGCTGCCTCTGCTGGTGCTGCTGCTGCTCCTGCTCCTG GGCCAAGTG TGTGTGTGCGCGCAGGTTGGCGGCGCGTAGTTCCGAGGGCGGGCCCGGGAAGAAGCCGCGCGACGCCGGACCGCACGAGCCGCTGCTGCTCGACGGAGACGCGCC ACCCACACTAGAAGAGATTCAGAGCTGGGGTCAATCTTTCGATCGCCTCATGCGTAGCGCAG CGGGCCGCAAAGTGTTCCGCGACTTCCTCCGCGGCGAGTACTCGGAGGAGAACATCATGTTCTGGCTCGCGTGTGAGGAGCTCAAGCGTGAGACCGACCCGGACGCCGTCGAAGAGAAGGCGCGCTTCATCTACGAGGACTACATTTCTATACTTTCACCGAAGGAG GTATCACTCGACTCACGCGTGCGCGAAACCGTCAACCGCAACATGGTGGAGCCGACGCCGCACACGTTCGACGAGGCGCAGCTGCAGATCTACACGCTGATGCACCGCGACTCGTACCCGCGCTTCGTCAACTCGCCGCTGTACAAGACGCTGGCGCGCATGTCGGCGGGCTCGCCCGGCGCCGCGtcccccgcgcccgccgcgcccgcgccgcccgcgccgcccgcgccgcccgccgacAAGTGA